One part of the Nematostella vectensis chromosome 8, jaNemVect1.1, whole genome shotgun sequence genome encodes these proteins:
- the LOC5502800 gene encoding band 7 protein AGAP004871 — MQSQNRVCPTPVRTSSAQDLELEDLEDKENDANMSTESLNGQRRGCAFQQLPTVQCTSTSQPDGGEMGLIGLFITICCYIGVICTFPFSLFFCLKVVSEYERAVIFRIGRILSGGARGPGIFFVLPCIDEFRKVDIRTVSFDVPPQEVLTKDSVTVTVDAVVYFRVENATVSITNVENAFGSTKLLAQTTLRNMMGSKLLCEILSERDNISATMKGMLDEATGPWGVRVERVEMKDVRLPVQLQRAMAAEAEAHREAKAKFIVAEGEMKSSHALKNAAEVLDGSPSALQLRYLQTLNTISAEKNSTIIFPLPMNLLNRFMNAV; from the exons ATGCAAAGCCAAAACCGAGTCTGCCCTACGCCCGTGCGGACATCAAGCGCACAAGACCTCGAGTTGGAAGATCTAGAAGACAAAGAAAACGACGCAAACATGTCAACGGAATCTCTAAATGGACAGCGTCGTGGCTGTGCCTTCCAGCAACTACCTACCGTACAGTGCACTAGCA CAAGTCAACCAGATGGCGGAGAGATGGGGCTAATCGGTTTATTCATCACAATCTGCTGTTACATCGGGGTCATCTGCACATTCCCtttctctcttttcttttgtCTTAAG GTTGTATCTGAATACGAGAGGGCGGTGATATTCAGGATCGGGCGGATATTATCGGGTGGAGCTAGGGGCCCAG gaatattttttgttcttccCTGCATTGATGAGTTCCGGAAAGTGGACATAAGAACCGTGTCATTTGACGTCCCGCCACAAGAGGTCCTAACCAAGGATAGCGTGACTGTCACGGTGGACGCGGTGGTTTACTTCCGGGTGGAGAACGCCACAGTCTCCATCACCAATGTGGAGAACGCCTTCGGTTCCACCAAGCTTCTCGCGCAGACCACGCTGCGCAACATGATGGGCTCCAAACTACTTTGCGAGATCCTGTCCGAGCGTGACAACATTAGCGCCACCATGAAG GGGATGTTGGACGAAGCCACTGGGCCGTGGGGCGTGCGCGTCGAGAGAGTAGAAAT GAAGGACGTTCGTCTCCCTGTCCAGCTGCAACGCGCAATGGCTGCCGAGGCTGAAGCGCACCGTGAGGCCAAGGCCAAG TTCATTGTGGCGGAAGGCGAGATGAAGTCGTCACACGCCCTGAAGAACGCTGCGGAGGTGCTGGATGGGTCGCCTTCGGCGCTACAGCTCCGTTACCTACAAACTCTGAACACCATCTCGGCTGAGAAGAACTCCACTATTATCTTCCCTCTTCCCATGAATTTACTAAATCGCTTTATGAACGCCGTGTGA